In Fundidesulfovibrio magnetotacticus, the following are encoded in one genomic region:
- a CDS encoding HD domain-containing protein encodes MTEASSRIVDMSGRDRRTRLADFLFEVSMLRRTPRTGYQFLGSGAENVAEHSFGAAVIGYVLAAMAGADRPRTALLCLFHDIHEARTGDFNYVNKLYDTHDARRALEDGLRGTGLRADVMALHDELEEAASLEARLAQDADQLDLMVNLKELKDLGNPYAGKWLDCALERLRTEEGRELARAVMSTDHTDWWFLGPEACWWERKNGKG; translated from the coding sequence ATGACCGAAGCTTCTTCCCGCATTGTGGACATGTCCGGCCGCGACCGGCGCACCCGGCTGGCCGACTTTCTTTTCGAGGTGAGCATGCTCCGGCGCACCCCGCGCACCGGCTACCAGTTCCTGGGCTCGGGCGCGGAGAACGTGGCCGAGCACAGCTTCGGCGCGGCCGTCATCGGCTACGTGCTGGCCGCCATGGCCGGGGCGGACCGGCCCCGGACCGCGCTCCTCTGCCTGTTTCACGACATCCACGAGGCCCGCACCGGGGACTTCAACTACGTCAACAAGCTCTACGACACCCACGACGCCCGGCGCGCCCTGGAAGACGGCCTGCGCGGCACCGGCCTGCGCGCCGACGTGATGGCCCTGCACGACGAGTTGGAGGAAGCGGCGAGCCTCGAGGCGCGCCTCGCCCAGGACGCCGACCAGCTGGACCTCATGGTCAACCTCAAGGAGCTCAAGGACCTGGGCAACCCCTACGCGGGCAAGTGGCTCGACTGCGCCCTGGAGCGCCTGCGCACGGAAGAGGGCCGCGAGCTGGCCCGGGCCGTCATGAGCACCGACCACACCGACTGGTGGTTCCT
- a CDS encoding PLP-dependent transferase has product MDRQTHLVHAGLEGKGHHRAASVLVYHATTFAQDGPEHIRAYVSSRFSNPTREALEKAAAGLEGGARGLAFASGLAAISAALLLFKPGDHIVASRDVYGGAYKLLADHFARRGLHRHSPTDPETAMR; this is encoded by the coding sequence ATGGACCGCCAGACCCACCTCGTCCACGCGGGCCTGGAAGGCAAGGGACACCACCGCGCCGCCAGCGTCCTGGTCTATCACGCCACCACCTTCGCCCAGGACGGCCCCGAACACATCCGGGCTTACGTCTCTTCGCGCTTCTCCAACCCCACCCGCGAGGCCCTGGAGAAGGCCGCGGCCGGGCTGGAGGGCGGGGCGCGGGGCCTGGCCTTCGCCTCGGGCCTGGCGGCCATTTCCGCCGCGCTCCTGCTGTTCAAGCCCGGCGACCACATCGTGGCCAGCCGCGACGTGTACGGCGGGGCCTACAAGCTCCTGGCGGACCACTTCGCCCGCCGGGGCCTGCATCGGCACTCGCCAACCGACCCCGAAACGGCTATGCGCTAG
- a CDS encoding TolC family protein: MTLQALVLAACLALVGAPALAQPGQSMDLEKSVKRAIDANPSMQSAKQQIFSTQEGVRAATAAFAPTGTVTYYSRATNTTTPVTTAQDLTALYTAAGVNPGQGAATLQGKTYVVGDAYVANLDLNVSQPLFTGFRLLSSYQKSKLARDQAESLYKRTELTLIRSVQTAFLTLLKARSDVKSNQDSVARLDSQLKVTRAFYDVGLRPRLDVLQAESDLASAEQSLLAAQNSVDTQLAQLNALLNIPLDQPVDYVGQLTQNPFALTLRDALDEAYKQRPDIAIAVKSVEMSEKDASIALSGGLPQLRADYDFIRQGDKPWLRPENVTFSERHQFQLTFTWKAWDWGNTIFTYRQYSDVTKKLQADLAKLRLDVGAEVKTQFLNIQDAAKRINVAKTGLTAANEGYRMAVARYQAQVGTNTDVLDAQARVSRAEFQMTQALTDYQIAIANLYYSIGRKNMKLDS; this comes from the coding sequence ATGACGTTACAAGCTCTCGTGTTGGCTGCGTGTCTCGCCCTGGTCGGCGCTCCGGCCCTTGCCCAGCCGGGCCAGAGCATGGATCTTGAAAAATCCGTGAAGCGCGCCATCGACGCCAACCCCAGCATGCAGTCCGCCAAGCAGCAGATCTTCAGCACGCAGGAAGGCGTGCGCGCCGCCACCGCGGCCTTCGCGCCCACGGGCACCGTCACCTACTATTCGCGCGCCACCAACACCACCACCCCCGTCACCACCGCCCAGGATTTGACGGCGCTCTACACCGCCGCGGGCGTCAACCCCGGCCAGGGGGCTGCCACCCTCCAGGGCAAGACCTACGTGGTGGGCGACGCCTACGTGGCCAACCTGGACCTCAACGTCAGCCAGCCCCTCTTCACCGGCTTCAGGCTGCTCTCCAGCTACCAGAAGTCCAAGCTGGCCAGGGACCAGGCCGAATCCCTCTACAAGCGCACGGAACTCACGCTCATCCGCAGCGTGCAGACGGCCTTCCTCACCCTGCTCAAGGCCCGCTCCGACGTGAAGTCCAACCAGGACTCCGTGGCCCGGCTCGACTCCCAGCTCAAGGTCACCCGCGCCTTCTACGACGTGGGCCTGCGCCCGCGCCTGGACGTGCTCCAGGCCGAGTCCGACCTGGCCAGCGCCGAGCAGTCGCTCCTGGCCGCCCAGAACTCGGTGGACACCCAGCTGGCCCAGCTCAACGCGCTCCTGAACATCCCCCTGGACCAGCCGGTGGACTACGTGGGCCAGCTCACCCAGAACCCCTTCGCCCTCACCCTGCGCGACGCCCTGGACGAGGCCTACAAGCAGCGCCCGGACATCGCCATCGCCGTGAAGTCCGTGGAGATGTCCGAAAAGGACGCCTCCATCGCCCTGAGCGGCGGCCTGCCCCAGCTGCGCGCCGACTACGACTTCATCCGCCAGGGCGACAAACCCTGGCTGCGCCCCGAGAACGTCACCTTCAGCGAACGCCATCAGTTCCAGCTCACCTTCACCTGGAAAGCCTGGGACTGGGGCAACACCATCTTCACCTACCGCCAGTACAGCGACGTGACCAAGAAGCTCCAGGCCGACCTGGCCAAGCTCCGTCTCGACGTGGGCGCCGAAGTGAAGACCCAGTTCCTGAACATCCAGGACGCCGCCAAGCGCATCAACGTGGCCAAGACCGGCCTCACGGCGGCCAACGAAGGCTACCGCATGGCCGTGGCCCGCTACCAGGCCCAGGTGGGCACCAACACCGACGTGCTCGACGCCCAGGCCCGCGTCTCGCGCGCCGAGTTCCAGATGACCCAGGCCCTCACCGACTACCAGATCGCCATTGCCAACCTCTACTATTCCATCGGCCGCAAGAACATGAAGCTCGACAGCTAG
- a CDS encoding 3D domain-containing protein: MNLESALANVEIEKTELRLEIEKVRDESNLLRGVVLANLARIADPIPNKMLTVTAYTVTELKEFPDQELLTASLNKPREGHVAVSRDLFNNGWVFGKKVYIKNHGVFVITDLMGNSKTRSVDIFMNDYGRALQFGKRQIEVVLLDV, encoded by the coding sequence TTGAATCTGGAATCCGCCCTGGCCAATGTGGAGATCGAAAAAACAGAATTGCGTCTTGAGATCGAAAAGGTGCGCGACGAGTCGAACCTGCTGCGCGGCGTGGTCCTGGCCAATCTCGCCCGGATCGCGGACCCCATCCCCAACAAGATGCTCACGGTGACGGCCTACACCGTCACGGAACTCAAGGAGTTCCCCGATCAGGAACTGCTCACGGCGTCCCTGAACAAGCCCCGGGAGGGGCACGTGGCCGTTTCGCGCGATCTGTTCAATAACGGATGGGTGTTCGGCAAGAAAGTCTACATCAAGAACCACGGCGTCTTCGTCATTACGGACCTGATGGGCAACAGCAAGACCCGCAGCGTGGACATCTTCATGAACGACTACGGCAGAGCGCTGCAATTCGGTAAGCGTCAGATCGAGGTGGTGCTGCTCGACGTTTAG
- the polA gene encoding DNA polymerase I produces the protein MPIRDRFAPGQEPLYLIDGTSYIYRGFHALKELSRSDGFPTNALHVVLRLVLRILREERPRHALFVVDGRAPSFRADIFPAYKAQREKMPEDLARQIDPVIQGVGLLGLPVLREEGVEADDTIASLVARFKNERPVVIVGSDKDLRQCLDRQVVLWDPSGKQEKLVTYDDFLVEFPPGPSHWPDFQALTGDASDNIPGVPGIGPKTAAEITALFPSLEGVTANLDRLKPAWRAKIEPLREQLFVYRELTRLRTDAAPGVTLETLAVRPAPRDEAARFLNSYELRSLARELPADAPAASAQQPARPDAPAQLSLFGEAAAAPPAAALPDPTPFELLPSLVGRETSLVPVNGGFLIAFDAVQHLCPGDPARLAPLLALAACVATPSLKDLLASDPAWEAVPLERWFDLSLAAYLLAPEDRIYSWERLKDSLWSDPTFAPAEAPGGAEGLACLALARRLKARAAQAGLAPLLDTLEMPLIPVLVGMERAGIRIDREAFATFGQEVAEKLEKLTTLMHEQAGARFNVRSSQQLANVLYQGLGLKAPGKTPGGAASTSAEVLERLAGQHPLVDTVLEFRKLEKLRSTYLDPLPALADGQGRIHTTFNQLATATGRLSSSAPNLQNIPVRGELGKRMRALFTAAPGRLLASADYSQIELRVLAHFSKDPALLEAFRQGQDIHARTAALLFDKTQAAVTPEERRQAKTINFGLLYGMGPQKLGRELGLTLAAAKDFITRYFERMSVLKDYYQSVVDQAKETGSVTTLAGRRRRLPDIDSRNAQLESQARRQAVNTVIQGSAADIIKMAMLAAWKDDALRSLNARLILQVHDELVIEAPESSAHAAGERLRELMSGVVSLDVPVAADMGVGKDWSLAH, from the coding sequence ATGCCCATCAGGGACCGTTTCGCCCCAGGCCAGGAGCCGCTCTACCTCATCGACGGCACCTCCTACATTTATAGAGGTTTTCACGCCCTCAAGGAACTTTCCCGCTCCGACGGCTTCCCCACCAACGCCCTCCACGTGGTGCTGCGCCTCGTGCTGCGCATCCTGCGCGAGGAACGACCACGCCACGCCCTCTTCGTGGTGGATGGACGCGCGCCCTCGTTCCGTGCGGACATATTCCCGGCCTACAAGGCCCAGCGCGAAAAGATGCCCGAGGATTTGGCCCGCCAGATCGACCCCGTAATCCAGGGCGTCGGACTCCTGGGCCTGCCGGTGCTGCGCGAGGAAGGCGTGGAGGCGGACGACACCATCGCCAGCCTCGTCGCGCGCTTCAAAAACGAACGCCCCGTGGTCATCGTGGGCTCCGACAAGGACCTGCGCCAGTGTCTCGACCGCCAGGTCGTGCTTTGGGACCCCTCCGGCAAACAGGAAAAGCTCGTCACCTACGACGATTTCCTTGTCGAATTCCCTCCGGGGCCGTCCCACTGGCCAGACTTCCAGGCCCTTACCGGCGACGCCTCCGACAACATCCCCGGCGTGCCCGGCATCGGCCCCAAGACCGCAGCCGAGATCACCGCCCTTTTTCCGAGCCTCGAAGGCGTCACCGCCAATCTGGACCGGCTCAAGCCCGCGTGGCGCGCCAAGATCGAACCCCTCCGGGAGCAGCTCTTCGTCTACCGGGAGCTCACCCGGCTGCGCACGGACGCCGCGCCGGGCGTCACACTGGAAACGCTGGCCGTGCGCCCCGCGCCCCGCGACGAAGCCGCAAGGTTCCTGAACTCCTACGAACTGCGCTCCCTGGCCCGCGAGCTGCCAGCGGACGCCCCCGCAGCCTCTGCCCAGCAGCCCGCCCGGCCCGACGCTCCGGCGCAGCTCTCGCTCTTCGGCGAGGCCGCCGCCGCGCCCCCCGCAGCCGCGCTGCCTGATCCCACTCCTTTCGAACTGTTGCCTTCCCTGGTCGGACGCGAGACCTCGCTCGTGCCCGTGAACGGCGGCTTCCTGATCGCCTTCGACGCCGTGCAGCACCTCTGCCCCGGCGACCCCGCGCGCCTCGCGCCGTTGCTGGCCCTGGCGGCCTGCGTGGCCACGCCGTCCCTCAAGGACCTCCTCGCGTCCGATCCGGCCTGGGAAGCCGTTCCCCTGGAGCGCTGGTTCGACCTCTCACTGGCCGCCTACCTCCTGGCCCCCGAGGACCGCATCTATTCCTGGGAACGGCTCAAGGATTCACTCTGGAGCGACCCCACCTTCGCCCCCGCGGAAGCCCCCGGCGGCGCGGAAGGCCTGGCGTGTCTGGCCCTTGCCCGCAGGCTCAAGGCCCGCGCGGCCCAGGCAGGGCTTGCCCCGCTCCTGGACACCCTCGAGATGCCCCTCATCCCCGTGCTCGTGGGCATGGAGCGCGCGGGCATCCGCATCGACCGGGAGGCCTTCGCCACGTTCGGCCAGGAGGTCGCGGAAAAGCTCGAAAAACTCACGACCCTCATGCACGAACAGGCAGGGGCGCGTTTCAACGTGCGGTCCAGCCAGCAACTGGCCAATGTGCTCTATCAGGGCCTCGGCCTCAAAGCGCCCGGCAAGACTCCCGGCGGCGCGGCCTCAACATCCGCCGAGGTGCTTGAACGCCTTGCGGGGCAACACCCTCTGGTGGACACGGTGCTTGAGTTCCGCAAACTGGAGAAACTCCGCTCCACCTACCTGGACCCCCTGCCCGCGCTCGCCGACGGGCAAGGCCGCATCCACACCACCTTCAACCAGCTGGCCACCGCCACCGGACGGCTTTCTTCCAGCGCGCCCAACCTCCAGAACATTCCTGTGCGCGGCGAACTGGGCAAGCGCATGCGCGCCCTCTTCACCGCCGCTCCCGGGCGCCTGCTCGCCAGCGCCGACTACTCCCAGATCGAATTGCGCGTGCTGGCGCACTTCTCCAAGGACCCCGCCCTCCTGGAGGCCTTCCGCCAGGGCCAGGACATCCACGCCCGCACGGCCGCCCTGCTCTTCGACAAAACCCAGGCAGCAGTGACACCCGAAGAACGACGCCAGGCGAAAACCATCAACTTCGGCCTGCTCTACGGCATGGGTCCCCAGAAGCTCGGCCGCGAACTGGGCCTGACCCTCGCCGCCGCCAAGGATTTCATAACCCGGTACTTCGAACGCATGAGCGTGCTCAAAGACTACTACCAGTCCGTGGTGGACCAGGCCAAAGAGACCGGCTCCGTGACCACGCTGGCCGGCCGCCGCCGCAGGCTCCCGGACATCGATTCCCGCAACGCCCAGCTGGAATCCCAGGCCCGCCGCCAGGCCGTGAACACCGTCATCCAGGGCAGCGCCGCCGACATCATCAAGATGGCCATGTTGGCCGCCTGGAAGGACGACGCCTTGCGCTCCTTGAATGCCCGGCTCATTCTCCAGGTGCACGACGAGCTGGTCATCGAGGCTCCCGAATCCAGCGCCCACGCCGCCGGAGAACGACTGCGCGAACTCATGTCCGGGGTGGTCTCCCTGGATGTGCCCGTGGCTGCTGACATGGGCGTAGGCAAGGATTGGAGTCTCGCCCACTAA
- a CDS encoding tetratricopeptide repeat protein, protein MQITAKTIKEDLARCKAAYLKNEDLRSLATLASALKAFVAVKLPGTDRAEIESLLREAFSNINKMQRIQKLVPKGLPYVKGQEPKLFQFVAAVYKKVQEDLERESLAQMRERKLKIDQLIIKGQKYLEENNLLEAQRSFREAVSLRVDEDGLFPMLAVKLQDKGHHKASIEYLRGAMETSPENPRAYDLLATAALKSGEPDACLKAIADARKKAGDRPLMMAASAYLKARAGRRDEAMAEARAALDASPGLELASRTMKLLQKHG, encoded by the coding sequence ATGCAGATCACCGCCAAGACCATCAAGGAAGACCTCGCCCGCTGCAAGGCGGCCTATCTCAAGAACGAGGACCTGCGCTCACTGGCCACCCTGGCCTCGGCGCTCAAGGCCTTCGTTGCTGTCAAACTCCCCGGCACCGATCGCGCCGAGATCGAAAGCCTTCTGCGCGAGGCCTTTTCCAACATCAACAAGATGCAGCGCATCCAGAAACTGGTCCCCAAGGGGCTCCCCTACGTCAAAGGACAGGAGCCCAAGCTTTTCCAGTTCGTGGCCGCCGTCTACAAAAAGGTCCAGGAAGACCTCGAACGCGAAAGCCTGGCGCAGATGCGCGAACGAAAGCTTAAGATCGATCAGCTCATCATCAAAGGCCAGAAATACCTTGAGGAAAACAACCTCCTGGAAGCCCAGCGCAGCTTCCGCGAAGCCGTGTCCCTGCGCGTGGACGAGGACGGGCTTTTCCCCATGCTCGCCGTGAAGCTCCAGGACAAAGGCCATCACAAGGCTTCCATAGAATACCTGCGCGGGGCCATGGAAACCAGCCCGGAAAACCCTCGCGCCTACGACCTGCTCGCCACCGCCGCCCTCAAATCCGGCGAACCCGACGCTTGCCTTAAAGCCATTGCCGACGCCCGCAAGAAAGCCGGCGACCGCCCCCTCATGATGGCTGCCTCCGCCTATCTGAAAGCCCGCGCCGGACGCCGGGATGAAGCCATGGCCGAAGCTCGTGCAGCCCTGGATGCCTCACCAGGCCTCGAACTCGCGTCCAGGACGATGAAATTGCTCCAGAAGCATGGCTAA
- a CDS encoding cobyrinate a,c-diamide synthase, producing the protein MIRIPRLVLAGLSGGSGKTIVSLGLAGAWARKGLAVAPFKKGPDYIDAAWLGLAANRPACNLDPFLMEPDAVRALFVERAKGLDLAVVEGNRGLFDGGDAKGSVATSQLARTLDAPLVLVLDATKMTRTAAAVVLGCNSFEPGFKLAGVICNRTAGDRHRSILRQTIEEYTGVPVLGMLPKLRQNPISERHMGLMSNWEQEGLEDILSGIARTVADHCDLDRLLDIARQAPDMAPATEALWPPTLPGPKPRIGYVLDAALWFYYQENLEALRRAGAELTPVSLLATDPWPELHGLYLGGGFPETQARALADNIAVREHVRALALSGAPVYAECGGFMVLCEELHAGGSIYPMAGVFPLATTLCDRPQGLGYAEAVVSAPNPFHPVGTTLRGHEFHYSRCIPRSSYTGHGDPPVMALRMERGAGMLHGMDGAVMGNTFAAYTHIHALGAPHWAVNFVRAAQAAREGAALSGLSRQGSALDPLGG; encoded by the coding sequence ATGATCCGTATCCCCCGCCTCGTCCTGGCCGGCCTCTCCGGCGGTTCCGGCAAGACCATCGTCTCGCTGGGCCTCGCGGGCGCTTGGGCCAGAAAGGGACTCGCCGTAGCGCCCTTCAAGAAAGGGCCCGACTACATCGACGCCGCCTGGCTGGGCCTCGCCGCAAATCGCCCGGCATGCAATCTCGATCCCTTCCTCATGGAACCCGATGCCGTGCGGGCGCTCTTCGTTGAGCGCGCAAAGGGCCTAGACCTCGCCGTGGTGGAAGGCAACAGGGGGCTCTTCGACGGCGGAGACGCCAAGGGCAGCGTGGCCACCTCCCAACTGGCACGCACCCTCGACGCACCCCTCGTGCTCGTCCTGGACGCCACCAAGATGACCCGTACGGCCGCAGCCGTGGTGCTCGGTTGCAATTCCTTCGAACCGGGTTTCAAGCTCGCGGGCGTCATCTGCAATCGCACCGCCGGCGATCGGCACCGCTCCATCCTTCGCCAGACCATCGAGGAATACACCGGGGTGCCCGTGCTGGGCATGCTCCCCAAGCTGCGCCAGAACCCCATCAGCGAACGGCACATGGGGCTCATGTCCAACTGGGAGCAGGAAGGACTGGAAGACATCCTCTCCGGCATCGCCCGCACCGTGGCCGACCACTGCGACCTGGACAGGCTCCTGGACATCGCGCGCCAGGCCCCCGACATGGCTCCGGCAACCGAAGCCCTCTGGCCGCCGACACTTCCAGGCCCCAAGCCGCGCATCGGCTACGTGCTCGATGCCGCTCTCTGGTTCTACTACCAGGAGAACCTGGAGGCGCTGCGCCGCGCCGGGGCGGAACTCACGCCCGTCAGCCTCCTCGCCACGGATCCCTGGCCCGAACTGCACGGCCTTTATCTGGGTGGAGGTTTCCCGGAGACGCAGGCCCGCGCCCTGGCCGACAACATCGCCGTGCGCGAACACGTGCGCGCCCTGGCCCTCTCCGGAGCGCCCGTTTATGCCGAGTGCGGGGGGTTTATGGTGCTTTGCGAGGAGCTTCACGCCGGAGGCTCCATCTACCCCATGGCAGGCGTCTTCCCCCTGGCCACCACCCTCTGCGACAGGCCCCAAGGCCTGGGCTACGCCGAGGCCGTGGTGAGCGCGCCCAATCCCTTCCACCCCGTCGGAACGACCCTTCGCGGCCACGAATTCCATTACTCGCGCTGTATTCCCCGCTCCAGCTACACCGGGCACGGCGATCCGCCCGTCATGGCCCTGCGCATGGAACGCGGCGCTGGGATGCTCCATGGCATGGACGGCGCGGTCATGGGAAACACCTTCGCCGCCTACACCCACATCCACGCCCTGGGCGCGCCGCATTGGGCCGTCAACTTCGTGCGCGCCGCGCAGGCGGCCAGAGAGGGCGCCGCCCTCTCTGGACTCTCCCGCCAGGGCTCCGCCCTGGACCCGCTGGGGGGATGA
- a CDS encoding dissimilatory sulfite reductase D family protein: MDEAQARQTVVDTLKSKTNKSKFYLKDFYAFLPDMKKMEVSKLVNKMVAEGTLEYWSSGSTTMIGLKGAGKQHATEEGE; this comes from the coding sequence ATGGACGAAGCACAAGCCAGGCAGACCGTTGTCGACACCTTGAAGTCCAAGACCAACAAGTCCAAGTTCTACCTGAAGGACTTCTACGCCTTCCTGCCCGACATGAAGAAGATGGAAGTCTCCAAGCTGGTCAACAAGATGGTCGCCGAGGGCACCCTGGAATACTGGTCCTCCGGTTCCACCACCATGATCGGCCTCAAGGGCGCCGGCAAGCAGCACGCCACCGAAGAAGGCGAGTAG
- the dsrB gene encoding dissimilatory-type sulfite reductase subunit beta — MAFVSSGYNPDKPMEDRISDIGPRFYKEFLPPVLEKNYGKWVSHEILEPGLLVHEAESGDKVYTVRVGSARLISTELIREACAVAKQYCDGYLRWTTRNNIEFMTTSLESAKALKADLNSRKFDKGSYKFPVGGTGASVSNIVHTQGWIHCHTPATDASGTVKIIMDELFEEFTNMRMPAIVRVAVACCLNMCGACHCSDLAVVGFHRKPPIIDHEYLDNMCEIPLAIASCPTGALKPGKTELEGGKKVNTILVNNDRCMYCGNCYTMCPSLPLSDKEGDGVIIMVGGKVSNRISMPKFSKVAVAFIPNEPPRWPTLAKVCKKIIEVYAAEANKYERLGDWAERIGWESFFKKTELEFTHHLIDDFRDPAYFTWRQSTNFKF, encoded by the coding sequence ATGGCGTTCGTTTCTTCCGGGTACAATCCCGACAAGCCCATGGAAGACCGCATCTCCGACATCGGACCGCGGTTTTATAAAGAATTCCTGCCCCCGGTTCTGGAAAAGAACTACGGCAAGTGGGTTTCCCACGAGATCCTGGAGCCCGGCCTCCTGGTGCACGAAGCCGAATCCGGCGACAAGGTCTACACCGTCCGCGTGGGCTCCGCCCGCCTGATCTCCACGGAACTCATCCGTGAAGCCTGCGCCGTGGCCAAGCAGTACTGCGACGGCTACCTGCGCTGGACCACCCGCAACAACATCGAGTTCATGACCACCAGCCTCGAGTCCGCCAAGGCGCTCAAGGCCGACCTGAACTCCCGCAAGTTCGACAAGGGTTCCTACAAGTTCCCCGTCGGCGGCACCGGCGCCTCCGTGTCCAACATCGTCCACACCCAGGGCTGGATCCACTGCCACACCCCGGCCACCGACGCCTCGGGCACCGTGAAGATCATCATGGACGAACTCTTTGAAGAGTTCACCAACATGCGCATGCCCGCCATCGTGCGCGTGGCCGTGGCCTGCTGCCTGAACATGTGCGGCGCCTGCCACTGCTCCGACCTGGCCGTCGTGGGCTTCCACCGCAAGCCCCCCATCATCGACCACGAGTACCTGGACAACATGTGCGAGATCCCCCTCGCCATCGCGTCCTGCCCCACCGGCGCCCTGAAGCCCGGCAAGACCGAGCTGGAAGGCGGCAAGAAGGTCAACACCATCCTGGTGAACAACGACCGCTGCATGTACTGCGGCAACTGCTACACCATGTGCCCCTCGCTGCCCCTTTCCGACAAGGAAGGCGACGGCGTGATCATCATGGTCGGCGGCAAGGTGTCCAACCGCATCTCCATGCCCAAGTTCTCCAAGGTCGCCGTGGCCTTCATCCCCAACGAGCCGCCCCGCTGGCCGACCCTCGCCAAGGTCTGCAAGAAGATCATCGAGGTTTACGCCGCCGAGGCCAACAAGTACGAGCGTCTGGGCGACTGGGCTGAACGCATCGGCTGGGAAAGCTTCTTCAAGAAGACCGAGCTGGAGTTCACCCACCACCTGATCGACGACTTCCGCGACCCCGCCTACTTCACCTGGCGTCAGTCCACCAACTTCAAGTTCTAA
- the dsrA gene encoding dissimilatory-type sulfite reductase subunit alpha, whose protein sequence is MAKHPTPLLDQLESGPWPSFVSDLKHAAEVRHKNPKGIELQIPEDVIDDLLGLLEMSYEDGTTHWKHGGIVGVFGYGGGVIGRYCDQPEKFPGVAHFHTVRVAQPSGLFYKAEYMEELCDLWDFRGSGMTNMHGSTGDIIWLGTTTPQLEEIFYELTHKHNQDLGGSGSNLRTPACCIGMSRCEFACMDAQHICHTFTNEYQDMLHRPQFPYKFKFKFDGCPNGCVASIARSDFSIIGTWKDDIKIDQAAVKAYVGGEIPPNAGAHAGRDWGKFDIQKEVIDLCPTKCMKYEGGKLTIETAECYRCMHCINVMPKALRVGDERGASILLGAKAPILDGAQMSSLLVPFIPCEDPYDEIKEVVELVWDWWMEEGKNRERLGETIKRLGFQKLLEVTNIKPMAQHVREPRTNPYIFWKEDEVPGGWSRDINEYRKLHQR, encoded by the coding sequence ATGGCGAAACACCCGACCCCGTTGCTGGACCAGCTTGAGAGCGGTCCGTGGCCCAGCTTCGTCTCCGATCTGAAGCATGCCGCGGAAGTGCGCCACAAGAACCCGAAGGGCATTGAACTGCAGATCCCCGAAGACGTCATCGACGACCTGCTGGGCCTGCTGGAAATGTCCTACGAGGACGGCACCACCCACTGGAAGCACGGCGGCATCGTGGGCGTGTTCGGCTACGGCGGCGGCGTCATCGGCCGCTACTGCGACCAGCCCGAAAAGTTCCCCGGCGTGGCCCACTTCCACACCGTGCGCGTCGCCCAGCCCTCCGGCCTGTTCTACAAGGCCGAGTACATGGAAGAGCTGTGCGACCTGTGGGACTTCCGCGGCTCCGGCATGACCAACATGCACGGCTCCACGGGCGACATCATCTGGCTGGGCACCACCACCCCCCAGCTGGAAGAAATCTTCTACGAGCTGACCCACAAGCACAACCAGGACCTCGGCGGTTCGGGCTCCAACCTGCGCACCCCGGCCTGCTGCATCGGCATGAGCCGTTGCGAGTTCGCCTGCATGGACGCCCAGCACATCTGCCATACGTTCACGAACGAATACCAGGACATGCTGCACCGCCCGCAGTTCCCCTACAAGTTCAAGTTCAAGTTCGACGGCTGCCCCAACGGCTGCGTGGCCTCCATCGCCCGCTCCGACTTCTCCATCATCGGCACCTGGAAGGACGACATCAAGATCGACCAGGCCGCCGTGAAGGCCTACGTCGGTGGCGAGATCCCGCCCAACGCCGGCGCCCACGCCGGTCGCGACTGGGGCAAGTTCGACATCCAGAAGGAAGTCATCGACCTGTGCCCCACCAAGTGCATGAAGTATGAAGGCGGCAAGCTGACCATCGAAACCGCTGAGTGCTACCGCTGCATGCACTGCATCAACGTCATGCCCAAGGCCCTTCGCGTGGGCGACGAGCGCGGCGCTTCGATCCTGCTGGGCGCCAAGGCCCCCATCCTGGACGGCGCGCAGATGTCCTCGCTGCTCGTTCCCTTCATCCCCTGCGAAGACCCCTACGACGAGATCAAGGAAGTGGTCGAGCTCGTGTGGGATTGGTGGATGGAAGAAGGCAAGAACCGCGAACGCCTCGGCGAGACCATCAAGCGCCTGGGCTTCCAGAAGCTGCTCGAAGTCACCAATATCAAGCCCATGGCCCAGCACGTCCGCGAGCCCCGCACCAACCCCTACATCTTCTGGAAGGAAGACGAGGTGCCCGGCGGCTGGTCCCGCGACATCAACGAATACCGCAAACTGCACCAGCGCTAA